Part of the Dasania marina DSM 21967 genome, TTAATACAGAAATACTATCGATTATTGATGACAAGGATTTAACCCGTCAGGTTACCGTGCAGGGTGGTAGTGAAATCGCGCAGGTAGCCACGGCCTTTAATGCGTTAATTGCAAATTTGCATAATATTATAGGTGCTATTTATAAAGCTTCAGACCACATGGCTGCCGCGGCCACTGAGATGTCGACTATTTCGGATAAAGTTAATAATGCGTCTAAAGAGCAGAGTGTCGAGGTTGATCAGGCGGCGGTGGCGGTGACGGAAATGTCACAAACCATACAAGAGATTGCCAGAAATGCTGCCAGCGCTGCCGACAGCGTCAATATGGTACACGAGCAGTTGCAAGAAGGGGTTAGAGTGGGCGGCGACGCTCGTGACAATATCCAGTTGCTCACTCAAGAAGTGCAAGAAGCGGCCTCCGCTATACTGGAACTTGAAAAAAACAGCAAAAACATTGGTCAGGTTTTAGACGCCATCCAGAATGTGGCTGAACAAACCAACCTGTTGGCGCTGAACGCCGCGATAGAGGCCGCGAGGGCCGGTGAGCAGGGCAGGGGTTTTGCGGTAGTTGCTGATGAGGTAAGAACACTCGCCCGACGTACGCAGGAATCTACGGAAACTATTAGGCTAACCATAGTTGAGTTTCAGCAGGGCACTAACGACGTGGTGCAAACCGTGAATAAGTCAAATGAACGCGCAGAAGTGGGTATAGCTAAGGTCACTAGGTCCACTGAGATTTTGAATGAAATCTCCGTTATGGTAAGTGGCATGAGTGGTATGAATATGCAGATTGCTGCCGCCTCGGAAGAGCAGAGTGTAGCTTCCAATGAAATCAGTCGCAATGTCACCCGAGTATCAGACCTGTCCGTGAATGTGCGCAGTCAAACACAGTTGGCAGCCAAGGCCAGTGCCGAGTTAACACGACTGGGTGATTCGCTCTGCGATATGGTTAAGGTCTTTAAGCTCTAAACGTGTAAGAACAGTAACGGCGCTAGTGCGGGATGTTAAAGAAAAGTAGTGTTTCCTAGCGCTATTGATAGCCTTTGTTGATCAATAATGGCTGCTTAACGTTCCACTTTCGCGTAAAATACCCCGCAATTAGAAACCACTATTAACCGTCGGCGATTCGCAGCGCTGGCTATAATGATACGTATTTTTTATCGACAAAGGTTTGGTCTACATGAATATTGATGGGAAGCAGGTGGCAGCGGATTTACGCCTAGTATTGGCACAAGAGGTGGCGGAGCTAAAAAAGCAAACAGGTATTACGCCAGGGTTAACCGTTGTATTAGTAGGCGAAGACCCTGCCAGCCAAGTGTACGTGCGTAATAAGGTTAAGCAGACTCAAGAAGTGGGTATGATTAGCAACGAGTTCCGTCTGGCGGCCGACACCTCGCAAGATGTGCTATTGGCCAAGTTGGACGAGCTTAACAATGACCCCACTGTGCACGGTATTTTAGTCCAGTTGCCACTGCCCAAACACATAGACGAAAGTCTGATTATAGAAAGTATAGTCCCCGAAAAAGACGTAGACGGTTTTCACGCGATGAACTCTGGCCGCCTGATGAATGGTGATGCAGGTGCACTAGTGCCTTGTACGCCCCAAGGTTGTGTGATTTTAGCGAAGAAGCACCTAGGTGATGATTTATCCGGCAAGCATGCGGTGATAATAGGGCGTTCAAATATAGTCGGCAAGCCGGTTGCCATGTTGCTGCTACAGGAAAGTTGCACCGTGACTATTGCCCATTCGCGCACCAAAGACTTACCTGCGCTGTGCCGCCAAGCCGATATTTTAGTGGCAGCAGTGGGTCGCCCAGAAATGGTGAAAGGCGATTGGATTAAGCCCGGCGCTACCGTGATTGATGTGGGTATTAACCGTATAGAAACCGAAGATGGCAAAACCCGTTTAGTGGGGGATGTGGACTTTGCTGAGGCCGAGAAAGTTGCCGGGGCGATTACCCCTGTACCCGGTGGTGTCGGCCCCATGACCATAGCCTGTTTATTAAAAAACACCATAGAAGCTGCGCGTCGCTTTGGTGTGCGCGCACAATAATAGAGTAGAAATAATCTTAGGAGTTTTACCATGATAGAAACCATATCCACAGATCGTGCGCCAGCAGCCATAGGCCCTTATTCACAGGCTAAAAAAGTAGGCAATACCTTGTATTGTTCAGGCCAAATTCCGTTGTGCCCTAAGACGGGTGAAATGCTAGGTGGTGATGATGTGGCCAGTCAAGCCAAGCAATCTTTAGAGAATTTAAAAGCGGTGCTAGAGGCGGGCGGTAGTTCTATGGATAAAGTGGTTAAGACCACTTGCTACTTAGTCAGCATGAATGACTTTGCGGCGTTTAATGCCGTTTATGCCGAGTACTTTGGCGACGCGGTACCGGCTAGAGCTTGTGTTGCGGTGGCTGAATTACCTAAAGGCGCGCTATGCGAGCTGGATGCAATAGCCATCGTAGGCTAGTGTGCTTTAGGCTCACTGGCTAGCTACACGCCCGCTCGTGCGCTATGAATCGCCAGCCTAAGGTTTAGGCTGGCTGATTATTCTTTCTATCAAGCTGTATAAATGTTGCTTATAGAGTTTCATTGATTCCTCTAAATCTCGTTCATTTAAATGCCCCAGGTCGTAGTAGCTAATATTGTTCATCTTATAAATTAAGCGGCCACTGTTAAGTAGGCTGGACTCCGGCCATTTTGAACCATAAAAAGAGAATGCCTTGGCATAGAATGCGGCAATGCGTTGTTCGTGCTCCAGCTCCATGGCCATCAGGTCTTCGTTGGTGTATATCGCATAATCCAGCGCTCTGACCAGTTTTACATGGTGGGTGTCGGTAATCAGTTCGTTGTCCATTACGTCAAACAACTGCTGCCAGCCCATGTTAGGCATTAGGCTTTCGTAGCGCTGACAGCCCTCTATTACTTCGTCCAACATTTTCCGATTGATGGCATACACTAGGGATTCTTTATTAGGAAAGTACTGGTATAGCGACGCAATATTAATGTCGGCATCTTTGGCTACGCGGTTGGTGGAGAAATTATCATAGCCTTCATTGGCAAGCAGGGTTTCGGCCGCCGTTAAAATATCGGCAACACGCTGTTTGGCGCGGGCTTGTTTCGGTGTTTTTCTGGGTTGTACCACGGGCACTCACTTTTGTTGGTTTGTAAGCTAATGTAAGCAGCGCGCTAGTTTAACCAGCTAAGACGCTCGCCACAAGTTATATTGTAAGCTTTAGCTTATTTACTGTTGACCCTTGGCGGTTGTTTGCCTATGCTGCTAAAAATAGTTAAAGCTTATATTTTTAACAAACTACGCATAAGGGTAATGATAATGAAAGTAGGCAGAAAACTCTTCAAGCATGTTGCCGTAGCGGCTATGGCAACGGGGTTGTTGGTTAATACCGCGGCGGCCGAGCAAGCAGACTATGTGTTTAAAAATGCCAAAGTCTATACCCAAAATCAGGCTAAACCCTGGGCTGAGTCTGTGGCTGTACGCGGCAACAAAATTATTTATGTAGGCTCTAATCAAGGCGCTAGCGATATTATTAGCAAGGGCACCAAAGTTATTGATGTGGCTGGCAAAATGATTATGCCGGGTTTTATTGATACCCATGCCCATCCGGTGATGGCTGCGGGTGGTTCGCATGCATTTGCCTTAGATTTAAACGGCAGTGTTGAACAGTGGCTGGTCGAGATAGCAAGCTATGTCAAAACTCACCCCGATGTAAGTGCTTTTTATGGCATGGGCTTTTTAGCCGCCACCTTTGGACCAGAAGGTCCTAATAAGGATTTATTGGATAGTATCGTGTCAGATAAGCCCATATTAATTATGGATGAGGGCGGCCACAGTGCTTGGGTAAACAGCAAGGCTTTAGCGCTGGCGGGTATTAATAAAAACACCCCCGACCCTATACCAGGCACCCATTTTTACCAACGCGACGCGCAAGGTGAACCCACCGGTTGGATGGTGGAGGGCATGGCTTTTATGCCCATGATAGCCGATTTGGGAATGATTACTGAGCAGTCCATTTTATCGGGTGCTGAGCAAGTATTTCCGATTTTTTCTCAGTTTGGTATTACTACAGTTTACGATGCAGGTTTTTCACAATTCGAACAACTGGCTTATGACAGCGTGGCTAAACTGGCCAAGGCCGATGCCATTCCTTTTCGTTTAGTGACCTCTAATATGATACAAAGCCCCAATCATGTGGCGGATGAGATCACTACCTTGCAGGGCTACCAACAAAAATATTCATCACCCTTAGTTGAGCCAAGGGTGATGAAAATTCACAATGATGGTACTAAAGAAGCCTCCACCGCCGGCCAGTTTGAAGATTATAATAATCAGCCAGGTAACAAAGGCAGTGTGTTGTTAGAGGGCAAAGTGCTACAAGATTTTGCCGAGGCTATCGATAAGGCTGGTTTTGATATACACATACACGCCATAGGTGATAGAGCTGTGGATGAGGCGTTGGATGCTTTTGAAGTGCTGCGTAAACGTAATCCCAATAGCACTAATCGTTACTCCGTAGGCCACACCGAATTAGTACGCGATCAAGATTTAAAACGTTTTTCCGAGTTAAATGTGGTGGCGCAAACTACCCCATTTTGGTTTGCCACCGATGGTGAGTTTGAAATAGCTGCTATCGGCAAAGAGCGGGCGGAAAAGCTCTATAGGTTCCGTAAAATTATTGATACCGGTGGCAAGGTTACTTTCGGTAGTGATTTCCCGGTGACTGGTGAAGTGTTTGGTTTGTCCCCTTTACCCAATATAGAAATGGGTATGACTAGAAAATACTATGGCGAAAAATCCATGCCTGTCACGCCACCAGTGAATGCCTTACTAACGCTGGAAGAAATGATTAGAGGTTATACTCTGGATGCGGCTTACCAACTGAATATGGAGACTAAAATAGGCTCTATAGAAGTAGGCAAGTTAGCAGACTTAATCGTCGTCAACAAAAATCTGTTTGACATAGATGTTTACGATATACACAAAGCCAAAGTTGAAATGACAATGATGAATGGCAAAGTGGTTTTTGAACGTGGCGATGATGCCATAGCCTTTGAAAAAATAATGGGTTTTCCTCATTAGAGAAGACTAATAAAAAGGTCATTTATGTTGAATATAAAAATAAAACAGTATTGTGCTGCTTTGCTGTCTGCGGCTCTATTAACCGCTTGCGATGCGAAAGAGGCTGGCACCACTACCAAAGCGGAACACGTTTTTTCAAATGCCTTTATTTACACCGCTGACCAATATGCGTCGGTGGTGGATACTATGGCCATCGCCGATGGCCGTATTATTTATACAGGCTCTAAGCAGGGCGTGGCTGAATTGATTGGCGATAACACCCAGCAGCATGACTTGGCTGGTAAAATGCTACTGCCGGGTTTTCACGATGTACATATACATGCCTTGGATATCGTAGAACGTGAGGCCTGCGACTTTAACAGTGAGGCTATGTCACTGGATAGCATGGTGGCTTTTTTACGTAGTTGTATACAACGTTACCAAATTGCAGAGGGGCAATGGTTGGATGTGGCCTTGTGGAACTTTTATAAAGGCAATGAACCCAGCCAACAATACCCTACATTACGCGCGGCATTAGATGCCGTATCGGCGAAGCATCCTATCGTATTGCGCGGCAATGATGGCCATCACTATGCGGTGAATAGTGTAGCATTGGCTAGGGCTGAAAATCAGCGGGGTGCAGTTGTAGGTATTAATAAACAAAGCCTAGTGACAGATTTTCATCTCTATAAAGAACTTGTTGCGGTAGATGCCGGTGGTGAGCCTAGTGGCGGGTTGACTGAATCTGCTGTGGCTTTAGTGCAGTCACCTAGCTCTATTCAGTATGAAAACCCAGAAAAATTTATGCCACAAGTTGCGCAAAAATTAGCGCAGTCGGGTATTACTTCTATTATGGATGCGCTATTGGAACCGCGCTTCTTAAGTGCCTTTAAGTGGTTGGAAGATAGTGGCAATATGACTTTTCGCTTACAGGCGGCGATAAAAAAATATTACGATTATCCCAGAATTGAACAACGCTTAAGCATTGCTGACATACCTGCTACCGTAGCCGGCTTTAAAGTGGTGCGTGATGAATATGCTAAAACACAATACATACGTGCTGATGCGGCAAAAATTTTGGTAGATGGTGTTATAGAGGGTAACCCCTATGCCTTTCCTCCTACGCTGCCCAATGCTGCCATGCTACAGGATTATCAACAGCCCATTTTTAGTGTCGATGATAAAACGGGAACAGCTCGGCTAACAGGCTATGTGGATTTTAACAGTGAAGCCTGCAAACAAGTGAAAGCAGCGCCTATGCGTTTTGAGACTAGGAATGTTGTTAAGGCTTTCACTGCGCGCCATGGCTTTCACCCTATGCAATGCATTACCAATAATGGGGTTTTTGAAACTGCTCCAGAATTTGTTAAAGCTTATGCCTTGGAGCTAGATAAACAGGGCTTTACAATTCACGCCCATGCTATAGGCGATGCCGCAGTAAGAGCCTCTGTTGATGCTATAGAGCATGCCCGCAAAGTGAATGGTAATAATAATTTGCCACATGCTATCGCGCATGCGCAAGTGGTACATCCTGATGATCAAAAGCGTATAGGTGATTTAGGGATTTACATGGCCTTTACCCATGCTTGGTCTAACGCTGACCCAGAATACCAGCTAATGGTGGAGTCTTTCATTGATCGCTTAAGTAGTGGGGCGCAATTATTTAATAGTAATAATTACTATTCGGCTAATGTTTACCCAGCTAATAGCTTACAAAAACTAGGTGCGGTAATTACTGCCGGTAGTGATGCGCCAGTAGATACCCGTGATCCGCGTCCTTTTGTGAATATAGAGCAAGCGATTACCCGTAGTTACGATGAGGTTGAATCCCCTAAAGTGCTTAATGCTAGTGAGGCCTTAGATATACATTCTATCTTACGCGCCTACACTATTAATGGCGCCAGAGCGATGAGCCAGGCTGACATGTTAGGCTCTATAGAAGTGGGTAAAAAAGCCGATTTTATTATTATTAGCCAAAATATAGTGGCGCTGGCCGAGCAAGGTAAAGCCAACGAAATAAGCGATACACAAGTATTAAGTACTTGGTTTGATGGCCGCTTAGTTTACACGCGCTAAGTATGCGTGGCGTAGCATTAAACTAATCACTGTAGACTGTAGACTGTAGACTGTAGACTGTAAATTATTAACTGTTTTCAACAGGCCAGGTTACAGAAAATTTTGCTCCCCCTAAGGGCGAAACCCCAACATGGATGTTACCTTCTGTTTTTCGAATAATCTCTAGTACTATGGCAAGGCCAAGGCCGCTGCCGCCGGTTTGTCGGCTGCGGCTGCTGTCCACTCTATAAAATGGCTGAAAAACATTTGCTCTTTCTTGCTCGGCGATGCCGGGGCCATCATCTTCTATGGTGAGTAGGTAATTGCTCGCGGTTTTTTCTGTGCTTATGTGTATCTGTTGTTTGGCATATTTACAGGCGTTATTTATAATATTGGCGCAAGCGGTTTCTATCAGGCTGTTATTGGCATGTAGCACGATATCGTGGTGGCAGTGCAGCTGTATGCGCGTGTCCTCTTGTTGTTCGATTAGGTCGTGTAATACGTTCTGTAGTGATATTTGTTTTTGTTCGGTGAGATTGTTTTGCAAATAGGCCTTAGATAACTGCAGTACATTAGTGGTTAAGTGATCCAGGTCGTTAAGGGCTTTATCCATTTCGAAGCCCATCACTTTAATAGTTTCTTGCTCATTGCTGTTGTTTAAAATATCTAAAGCCAATCGTAGCCGCGTAATAGGGCTGCGTAATTCATGGCTGATGGCACCGTTAAAAATTTGTTGCTTTATTTCATCGTCCTGTAATTTGGCTGACATGGTGTTGATGTCATTAGAGAGTAATTGAAAAGCATCTACCGAGGTGACTGGCGCTTTGGTTTTGTAATGACCGGCGGCTATAGATTGTACCGATTTGCTTAGTGATTGTAGGTAGCGATATAAATAGTGAGTAATAAGGTAAACCAGTGTTGCCGTAATAATAAATATCATAGCAAAACCTATAAAATAGCTAGCTTTAAAGTAAAAGTCATAGGCATCGTGAAACTGTATGAGTAAGGCTTGCTGGCTATTAGCTTCATCAGATTCAAGCTCTAGGCGCTCTATTATAGGCTTGAGTGGTACCGCTAGCTCGGCGGTATCGAGAAAGCGGCTGATAGATAAAGATAAAAATCGGCTTTCGGTAAGCGGGCTCACCGGTATCAGTCTGTCATCGGTAATATTAACAATCTCTATATGCTTAATATTATAAAAATTAACTTCAGAGCGCTCTTTCCACCATTGCATTAATTCATGCAAATCGGTATTACTGTTTTTATGTTCTCTTAATAAGGATTCAGCCAGTGTTTCGGCGTAATAAGTGGTTTCTTTGGCGAATTGGCTTTTGTAAGTGGTGTTGAGAAGTAACTGATTTAAAAAGGTATTCAGTAAAAAACAACCAATAATAAGAATATAGAGACGTACAAAGAGGCCTTTCAAGAGACTTTCTCCAAGTTGATGTTAGCGGTAATTATTTGAGAAGAATGTAACCTTTGTGGCGCAAGGTTTTTATGTATTCGTTTTCGGGGTTGTTTTTTTGCAGGGCTTTTCGTAGCACGGACACCCGCATATCTATGGATCTGTCTATACCGTCATAAGGCTTGCCGCGTAGCATCAGAAACAAATCATCGCGTTTAACGGTTTCTCCAGCCTGTAATGCCAGTAACCAGAGTAATTCAAATTCTGAGTCGCTAAGGGTCACGGCGCTTTCACCGCGTAATACCGTGCGGTTGTCTTTGCTAATCACCAAGTCTTGTACTTGCACCGTGGTTTTGGGTGGTTCTGCGTTGAGCCGCCTAAGTAGCGCGTTAATATGGGCCAATAATACATGCGGCCTAACCGGTTTTGTTAGATAGTCATCTATGCCTGAATTTAATGCCATGGTTTCATTGAGGTCATCATCCTGCGCGGTAAGCATGAGTATACCTTTTTGGTAAAAAGGTCTGACCTCCCGGCAGATTTCTATGCCGTCTTTTCCCGGCAGCAACATGTCCAGTATGACAACCTCAGGCATGGTTTTTTTTATCTTCTCGGCGGCGTCATAGCCATTATCACAGTGCTCTACATGAAAACCTTCGCTCACTAGAAAACGCTCTAGCAGTTTGGCTATATGAAGGTCGTCCTCGACAATTAGCAGTTTTGTTTTGCTGTGTTCGTTGTTATCGGTCATTGCTATACATTCATTTGATAGGCGATGGCCCATAGCATAGTTGAATATGCTCTTTGGGGGTATATGTGCTGCGCTTGTTTATTTCTGCCAGCTTACATAGGCTGACAAAATGATACTGCTGTTGACAGTGTGGCGAACGATTTTAGGTTTTAATGCTAGCTCAAATATCGAACAGCCTAACTATAATAATCCGGTATATTACAATGATGAAAAATCACTCTTGCTCGCAGACTCTCATTAAAAAACCTTTAGTTAACGCTATACAGCTAATCGCCTTGGCGTCGGCGGCTAGCTTATC contains:
- a CDS encoding methyl-accepting chemotaxis protein; its protein translation is MKLPNFSIKQSLIFIAVITLLGLSIIAVSTLKTLSDINKLHQSRVLLDEYHASLLTLRRHEKDFQSRLQLRYVQHFNQTMAQALQQKSSLAGLLRTLDIDAQILDSQTASLNAYSEQFARYAALQQTIGLDSESGLYGRLRAAIHGVERLLDSESEARAEMLMLRRHEKDFMLRRDVKYVGKFDSSREQFATLLADNKTLMQGLAVYAQSFHALVDKEQEKGLDANSGASGKMRDAVHQVEEDFTVMRESVEQAVEHGFEQAHNTMLMALLAIAVVLLVLVLFVARRIVRALSQFNTEILSIIDDKDLTRQVTVQGGSEIAQVATAFNALIANLHNIIGAIYKASDHMAAAATEMSTISDKVNNASKEQSVEVDQAAVAVTEMSQTIQEIARNAASAADSVNMVHEQLQEGVRVGGDARDNIQLLTQEVQEAASAILELEKNSKNIGQVLDAIQNVAEQTNLLALNAAIEAARAGEQGRGFAVVADEVRTLARRTQESTETIRLTIVEFQQGTNDVVQTVNKSNERAEVGIAKVTRSTEILNEISVMVSGMSGMNMQIAAASEEQSVASNEISRNVTRVSDLSVNVRSQTQLAAKASAELTRLGDSLCDMVKVFKL
- the folD gene encoding bifunctional methylenetetrahydrofolate dehydrogenase/methenyltetrahydrofolate cyclohydrolase FolD, with product MNIDGKQVAADLRLVLAQEVAELKKQTGITPGLTVVLVGEDPASQVYVRNKVKQTQEVGMISNEFRLAADTSQDVLLAKLDELNNDPTVHGILVQLPLPKHIDESLIIESIVPEKDVDGFHAMNSGRLMNGDAGALVPCTPQGCVILAKKHLGDDLSGKHAVIIGRSNIVGKPVAMLLLQESCTVTIAHSRTKDLPALCRQADILVAAVGRPEMVKGDWIKPGATVIDVGINRIETEDGKTRLVGDVDFAEAEKVAGAITPVPGGVGPMTIACLLKNTIEAARRFGVRAQ
- a CDS encoding RidA family protein, coding for MIETISTDRAPAAIGPYSQAKKVGNTLYCSGQIPLCPKTGEMLGGDDVASQAKQSLENLKAVLEAGGSSMDKVVKTTCYLVSMNDFAAFNAVYAEYFGDAVPARACVAVAELPKGALCELDAIAIVG
- a CDS encoding TetR/AcrR family transcriptional regulator, giving the protein MVQPRKTPKQARAKQRVADILTAAETLLANEGYDNFSTNRVAKDADINIASLYQYFPNKESLVYAINRKMLDEVIEGCQRYESLMPNMGWQQLFDVMDNELITDTHHVKLVRALDYAIYTNEDLMAMELEHEQRIAAFYAKAFSFYGSKWPESSLLNSGRLIYKMNNISYYDLGHLNERDLEESMKLYKQHLYSLIERIISQPKP
- a CDS encoding amidohydrolase, giving the protein MKVGRKLFKHVAVAAMATGLLVNTAAAEQADYVFKNAKVYTQNQAKPWAESVAVRGNKIIYVGSNQGASDIISKGTKVIDVAGKMIMPGFIDTHAHPVMAAGGSHAFALDLNGSVEQWLVEIASYVKTHPDVSAFYGMGFLAATFGPEGPNKDLLDSIVSDKPILIMDEGGHSAWVNSKALALAGINKNTPDPIPGTHFYQRDAQGEPTGWMVEGMAFMPMIADLGMITEQSILSGAEQVFPIFSQFGITTVYDAGFSQFEQLAYDSVAKLAKADAIPFRLVTSNMIQSPNHVADEITTLQGYQQKYSSPLVEPRVMKIHNDGTKEASTAGQFEDYNNQPGNKGSVLLEGKVLQDFAEAIDKAGFDIHIHAIGDRAVDEALDAFEVLRKRNPNSTNRYSVGHTELVRDQDLKRFSELNVVAQTTPFWFATDGEFEIAAIGKERAEKLYRFRKIIDTGGKVTFGSDFPVTGEVFGLSPLPNIEMGMTRKYYGEKSMPVTPPVNALLTLEEMIRGYTLDAAYQLNMETKIGSIEVGKLADLIVVNKNLFDIDVYDIHKAKVEMTMMNGKVVFERGDDAIAFEKIMGFPH
- a CDS encoding amidohydrolase, translated to MLNIKIKQYCAALLSAALLTACDAKEAGTTTKAEHVFSNAFIYTADQYASVVDTMAIADGRIIYTGSKQGVAELIGDNTQQHDLAGKMLLPGFHDVHIHALDIVEREACDFNSEAMSLDSMVAFLRSCIQRYQIAEGQWLDVALWNFYKGNEPSQQYPTLRAALDAVSAKHPIVLRGNDGHHYAVNSVALARAENQRGAVVGINKQSLVTDFHLYKELVAVDAGGEPSGGLTESAVALVQSPSSIQYENPEKFMPQVAQKLAQSGITSIMDALLEPRFLSAFKWLEDSGNMTFRLQAAIKKYYDYPRIEQRLSIADIPATVAGFKVVRDEYAKTQYIRADAAKILVDGVIEGNPYAFPPTLPNAAMLQDYQQPIFSVDDKTGTARLTGYVDFNSEACKQVKAAPMRFETRNVVKAFTARHGFHPMQCITNNGVFETAPEFVKAYALELDKQGFTIHAHAIGDAAVRASVDAIEHARKVNGNNNLPHAIAHAQVVHPDDQKRIGDLGIYMAFTHAWSNADPEYQLMVESFIDRLSSGAQLFNSNNYYSANVYPANSLQKLGAVITAGSDAPVDTRDPRPFVNIEQAITRSYDEVESPKVLNASEALDIHSILRAYTINGARAMSQADMLGSIEVGKKADFIIISQNIVALAEQGKANEISDTQVLSTWFDGRLVYTR
- a CDS encoding ATP-binding protein, whose product is MKGLFVRLYILIIGCFLLNTFLNQLLLNTTYKSQFAKETTYYAETLAESLLREHKNSNTDLHELMQWWKERSEVNFYNIKHIEIVNITDDRLIPVSPLTESRFLSLSISRFLDTAELAVPLKPIIERLELESDEANSQQALLIQFHDAYDFYFKASYFIGFAMIFIITATLVYLITHYLYRYLQSLSKSVQSIAAGHYKTKAPVTSVDAFQLLSNDINTMSAKLQDDEIKQQIFNGAISHELRSPITRLRLALDILNNSNEQETIKVMGFEMDKALNDLDHLTTNVLQLSKAYLQNNLTEQKQISLQNVLHDLIEQQEDTRIQLHCHHDIVLHANNSLIETACANIINNACKYAKQQIHISTEKTASNYLLTIEDDGPGIAEQERANVFQPFYRVDSSRSRQTGGSGLGLAIVLEIIRKTEGNIHVGVSPLGGAKFSVTWPVENS
- a CDS encoding response regulator transcription factor, with amino-acid sequence MTDNNEHSKTKLLIVEDDLHIAKLLERFLVSEGFHVEHCDNGYDAAEKIKKTMPEVVILDMLLPGKDGIEICREVRPFYQKGILMLTAQDDDLNETMALNSGIDDYLTKPVRPHVLLAHINALLRRLNAEPPKTTVQVQDLVISKDNRTVLRGESAVTLSDSEFELLWLLALQAGETVKRDDLFLMLRGKPYDGIDRSIDMRVSVLRKALQKNNPENEYIKTLRHKGYILLK